One genomic window of Deinococcus aerophilus includes the following:
- a CDS encoding transcriptional regulator has translation MPKKERKRLQVVISDEQDALLTRTAYELSSPERLISKSEVVRLAIEKIARELGDGEPLDGFRALLENEDPEADS, from the coding sequence ATGCCCAAGAAGGAACGCAAACGCCTGCAGGTGGTCATCAGCGACGAACAGGATGCCCTGCTGACACGGACCGCTTATGAGTTGTCTAGCCCCGAACGGCTGATCAGCAAGAGTGAAGTGGTCCGGCTGGCCATCGAGAAGATCGCCCGCGAACTCGGGGACGGCGAGCCGCTCGACGGCTTCCGGGCCCTGCTGGAAAATGAGGATCCCGAGGCCGACAGCTAG
- a CDS encoding C40 family peptidase, whose protein sequence is MLQFSFQSWRVSLLTTVLLACAASARAQVAPLPAQAVTVQTVTVQAGDTAYAIARRVGLRVETLLALNHLTAPDLKVGQVLLVQDPYRHSVQPGETLYALSRRYGVSVDALLAENLLPVGAVLTVGQVLKLPVSAIRPAAPVVAPLATAPFQPAQAPAASSNSQPLQTSSGGLPPLVLPTALSAPLRSAAGEQPALPTAALGPSWAAPEPLPAPPEALPALSSDWRSAALAMLDTPYVYGGTTRAGLDCSGFVLQVFTPLGVRLPRVSADQARTGLPVEAGQLQPGDLLFFDTEGRGRVSHVGIYLGDDTFVSANSYRGKVSIDALMTDRYWAPRYLGARRVLGTPYAQQAP, encoded by the coding sequence ATGCTGCAATTCTCATTTCAATCCTGGCGTGTTTCCCTGCTGACGACGGTCCTGCTTGCTTGTGCGGCTTCGGCCCGGGCGCAGGTTGCCCCTCTGCCTGCCCAGGCAGTCACCGTACAGACGGTCACTGTTCAGGCGGGCGACACTGCCTACGCCATCGCCCGCCGCGTCGGTCTGCGGGTGGAGACCCTGCTGGCCCTCAACCACCTGACCGCACCCGACCTGAAGGTGGGACAGGTGCTGCTCGTGCAGGATCCATACCGCCACAGCGTGCAGCCGGGGGAGACCCTGTATGCCCTGTCGCGCCGTTACGGCGTGAGTGTGGACGCCCTGCTCGCCGAGAACCTGCTGCCGGTCGGCGCGGTGCTGACGGTGGGTCAGGTGCTGAAATTGCCCGTCTCCGCCATCCGGCCCGCCGCTCCGGTCGTGGCCCCCCTCGCCACCGCCCCGTTCCAGCCCGCTCAGGCTCCGGCCGCTTCCTCCAACTCCCAGCCCCTCCAGACTTCGTCGGGGGGGCTGCCCCCTTTGGTACTTCCGACAGCGCTGTCGGCTCCTCTCCGGAGTGCGGCGGGAGAACAGCCTGCGCTCCCCACCGCCGCGCTCGGGCCGTCCTGGGCAGCGCCCGAGCCGCTGCCCGCTCCTCCCGAGGCCCTGCCCGCGCTTTCCAGCGACTGGCGCAGCGCGGCGCTCGCCATGCTCGACACGCCGTATGTCTACGGTGGCACCACCCGCGCTGGCCTGGACTGCAGCGGCTTCGTCCTGCAGGTGTTTACGCCGCTGGGCGTACGCCTGCCCCGGGTCAGTGCCGATCAGGCGCGGACGGGCCTGCCGGTCGAGGCGGGGCAGTTGCAGCCCGGCGACCTGCTGTTCTTCGACACCGAGGGCCGGGGCCGGGTGTCCCATGTGGGCATCTACCTGGGAGACGACACCTTCGTGAGCGCCAACAGCTACCGGGGCAAGGTCAGCATTGACGCGCTGATGACCGACCGCTACTGGGCCCCGCGGTACCTGGGGGCGCGGCGGGTGCTGGGCACGCCCTACGCCCAGCAGGCCCCCTGA
- a CDS encoding MFS transporter, with the protein MNWRFSRQVWLYLASVFSFGLAQAFLVLFLNFYLRALGLGAEWQGFMNALPALTLVCLSLPAVALARRISNAHTIKIGVALSLLGTLALALAGGAGLPVVAGVVVGALVQGSGAALLIVAGSPFMANNSTDENRVTLFSVQSALMTGAGFLGNLLGGRIPELYAAATATEPAGLGALRAALLVATALQLLGLAPVLALKPTGKSSQTGRSFAVQDWGTMGRLVFPNLLVGLGAGATIPFLNIYIEGRFQVSYASLGLLFAWASLATAATALLQPLLVRRLGQLPAVLLVQASSLPFLALLGFAPQLWLVTIALFTRGALMNAAGPVYGAYAMSALPENDRPMYSAVNVIAWDLGWAASSILSGVVRGQLPFSTAFNVLFGWTLAMYAASVAAIYLGLYRRARRAAPASAT; encoded by the coding sequence ATGAACTGGCGCTTTTCCCGGCAGGTCTGGCTGTACCTGGCGTCTGTCTTCTCGTTCGGGCTGGCCCAGGCGTTTCTGGTTCTGTTCCTGAACTTCTATCTGCGGGCGCTGGGCCTGGGAGCCGAGTGGCAGGGCTTCATGAATGCCCTGCCCGCGCTGACCCTGGTGTGCCTGAGTCTGCCCGCCGTGGCGCTGGCGCGGCGCATCAGCAACGCGCACACCATCAAGATCGGGGTGGCGCTGAGCCTGCTGGGCACCCTGGCGCTGGCGCTGGCGGGCGGGGCCGGTCTGCCGGTCGTGGCGGGCGTAGTCGTGGGGGCGCTGGTGCAGGGCAGTGGAGCGGCGCTGCTGATTGTGGCGGGTTCGCCCTTCATGGCCAACAACAGCACCGACGAGAACCGCGTGACCCTGTTCAGTGTGCAGAGCGCCCTGATGACCGGCGCGGGCTTTCTGGGCAACCTGCTGGGCGGACGGATTCCGGAACTGTACGCCGCCGCCACCGCCACCGAGCCCGCGGGACTGGGGGCGCTCCGGGCCGCGCTGCTGGTTGCCACGGCGCTGCAGCTGCTGGGGCTGGCTCCGGTGCTGGCCCTGAAGCCCACGGGCAAGTCGTCCCAGACCGGCCGCAGCTTCGCCGTGCAGGACTGGGGCACCATGGGACGGCTGGTGTTTCCCAATCTGCTCGTGGGGCTGGGGGCCGGGGCCACCATTCCCTTCCTGAACATCTATATCGAGGGCCGTTTTCAGGTGAGCTACGCCAGCCTGGGCCTGCTGTTCGCGTGGGCCAGTCTGGCGACGGCGGCGACGGCGCTGCTGCAGCCGCTGCTCGTGCGGCGACTGGGGCAGCTGCCGGCGGTCCTGCTCGTGCAGGCTTCCAGCCTGCCGTTTCTGGCGCTGCTGGGCTTTGCGCCGCAGCTGTGGCTGGTGACCATCGCGCTGTTCACCCGCGGAGCGCTGATGAACGCGGCTGGCCCGGTATACGGGGCCTACGCCATGTCGGCCCTGCCGGAAAATGACCGCCCCATGTACTCGGCCGTGAACGTGATCGCCTGGGACCTGGGCTGGGCCGCGAGCAGCATTCTCTCCGGCGTGGTGCGCGGTCAGCTGCCGTTCAGCACGGCCTTCAACGTGCTGTTCGGCTGGACGCTCGCCATGTACGCGGCCAGTGTGGCTGCCATCTACCTGGGACTGTACCGGCGGGCCCGGCGGGCAGCGCCGGCCTCGGCCACCTGA
- the nth gene encoding endonuclease III produces the protein MTSSSSARRPAARLPAGARSRAPQVLTVLDTLYPDARTELEFRTPFELLVATVLSAQATDVSVNAATPALFARYPDAHAMSAASAEDIEPLIRRIGLYRGKARNLAALARLLVERHGGEVPDDFAAVVALPGAGRKTANVVLSNAYGYPAIAVDTHVGRLARRLGLSTQTNPDKVETDLQKLFPRGRWVFLHHALILHGRRVCHARKPQCGACGLASFCPKVGVEGAEQGR, from the coding sequence ATGACCTCCTCTTCCTCTGCCCGGCGTCCTGCGGCGCGTCTGCCTGCCGGGGCCCGGAGCCGTGCTCCGCAGGTCCTGACGGTGCTGGATACCCTGTACCCGGACGCCCGCACCGAACTGGAGTTCCGCACGCCGTTTGAACTGCTCGTCGCCACCGTCCTGAGCGCCCAGGCCACCGATGTGAGCGTGAACGCCGCTACTCCTGCCCTGTTCGCCCGCTATCCCGACGCCCACGCCATGAGCGCGGCCAGCGCCGAGGACATAGAGCCCCTGATCCGCCGCATCGGACTGTACCGGGGCAAGGCCCGCAACCTTGCGGCGCTCGCCCGCCTGCTTGTCGAGCGGCACGGCGGCGAGGTCCCCGACGACTTCGCCGCCGTGGTGGCCTTGCCCGGTGCGGGCCGCAAGACGGCCAATGTCGTGCTGAGCAACGCATACGGGTATCCGGCCATCGCGGTGGATACCCATGTGGGCCGTCTGGCCCGCCGTCTGGGATTGAGCACCCAGACCAACCCCGACAAGGTGGAAACCGACCTGCAAAAACTGTTTCCGCGTGGGCGCTGGGTCTTTCTGCACCACGCGCTGATCCTGCACGGGCGGCGGGTATGCCACGCCCGCAAGCCGCAGTGTGGGGCGTGTGGGCTGGCGTCTTTCTGTCCGAAGGTGGGGGTGGAGGGTGCGGAGCAAGGCCGTTAA
- a CDS encoding zinc ribbon domain-containing protein, which translates to MSDTSPLRRLHRVQELDLNLDRLRDEEKNLPDDLRAARNEQERLNNDLEDTEITLEGVDKRVRAQEQDLAGTRAQIERAQEEQEKSAFDARAQSQYGSRIQQLGERADEMEEDLLPLRERQRELNEKAAELRSQHRALRPTLNALEERDEARVQDLRDQGEADRQERAALVGGLEARTVREYDMIRKAKKGLGVVEIRGGRCTGCNVVLPVNVQQKAALGKLPPVKCPSCGRFLIRLDLD; encoded by the coding sequence ATGAGTGATACCTCCCCCCTCCGTCGCCTGCACCGCGTTCAGGAACTCGATCTCAATCTGGACCGCCTGCGCGACGAGGAAAAGAACCTGCCCGACGACCTGCGCGCCGCCCGCAACGAGCAGGAGCGTCTGAACAACGACCTGGAAGACACCGAGATCACCCTCGAGGGGGTGGACAAGCGGGTCCGTGCTCAGGAACAGGATCTGGCGGGCACCCGCGCCCAGATCGAGCGCGCCCAGGAGGAGCAGGAGAAGAGCGCCTTCGACGCCCGCGCCCAGAGCCAGTACGGCAGCCGCATCCAGCAGCTCGGCGAGCGCGCCGACGAGATGGAAGAGGACCTGCTGCCCCTGCGTGAACGCCAGCGCGAACTCAACGAGAAGGCCGCCGAGCTGCGCAGCCAGCACCGCGCCCTGCGCCCCACCCTGAACGCGCTCGAGGAACGTGACGAGGCCCGCGTGCAGGACCTGCGCGATCAGGGCGAGGCCGACCGCCAGGAACGCGCCGCGCTGGTGGGCGGCCTGGAGGCCCGCACTGTGCGCGAATACGACATGATCCGCAAGGCCAAGAAGGGTCTGGGGGTCGTGGAGATCCGGGGAGGACGCTGCACCGGCTGCAACGTGGTCCTGCCGGTCAACGTGCAGCAGAAAGCGGCGCTGGGCAAACTGCCCCCCGTGAAATGCCCCTCGTGTGGGCGCTTCCTGATCCGGCTGGACCTGGACTGA
- a CDS encoding asparaginase, with protein sequence MQRLAVIHTGGTIASRPSPDGRGLTPQQAPSVPGLPGVEVRDFQPFTLPSPQVTPAHMLQLGDLIARVAPEHDGVVVTHGTDTLEETAFALHLLLDTPAPVVLTGSMRHAEEVSWDGPGNLLDAAGVALHARSAGRGPLVVFGGDIFDARTVTKVHTTAVDAFGGYPGPIGRIDREGDTAHLKYFAGPEPRVSYHPPHLNARVDILYAYAGWRGEGYAAARAGADGIVIAALGTGNLPAELLPLIAATRQPVVIATRTHAGPVLPVYGYAGGGATLVDAGAIPASFLNAHKARILLLTLLGCGLDRGEIRRVFTQMEF encoded by the coding sequence ATGCAACGCCTCGCAGTGATTCATACCGGCGGCACCATCGCCAGCCGGCCCAGCCCGGACGGACGCGGCCTGACGCCCCAGCAGGCTCCCAGCGTGCCGGGCTTGCCGGGGGTGGAGGTCCGCGACTTCCAGCCCTTCACCCTGCCCAGTCCACAGGTCACGCCGGCGCACATGCTGCAGCTCGGTGACCTGATTGCGCGCGTGGCCCCCGAGCATGACGGCGTGGTGGTCACACACGGCACGGATACGCTGGAGGAAACGGCCTTCGCGCTGCACCTGTTGCTGGACACCCCCGCCCCCGTGGTCCTGACCGGCAGCATGCGCCACGCCGAGGAGGTGTCCTGGGACGGTCCCGGCAACCTGCTGGACGCCGCCGGGGTGGCTCTGCACGCCCGCAGCGCCGGGCGCGGACCCCTGGTGGTGTTCGGCGGCGACATCTTCGACGCCCGCACGGTGACCAAGGTGCATACCACCGCGGTGGACGCCTTCGGCGGCTACCCGGGCCCCATCGGGCGGATTGACCGTGAGGGCGATACCGCCCACCTCAAGTACTTCGCCGGCCCCGAGCCGCGCGTGAGTTACCACCCGCCCCACCTGAACGCGCGCGTGGACATCCTGTACGCCTACGCCGGCTGGCGCGGTGAGGGCTACGCGGCGGCGCGGGCCGGGGCCGACGGCATCGTCATCGCGGCGCTGGGTACCGGCAATCTGCCGGCCGAACTGCTGCCCCTGATCGCGGCCACCCGGCAGCCGGTGGTCATTGCCACGCGTACGCACGCCGGGCCGGTGCTGCCGGTCTACGGGTACGCGGGGGGCGGGGCGACGCTGGTGGACGCCGGCGCCATTCCGGCCAGCTTCCTCAATGCCCACAAGGCCCGCATCCTGCTGCTGACGCTGCTGGGCTGTGGCCTGGACCGCGGAGAGATCCGCAGGGTGTTCACGCAGATGGAGTTCTAG
- the glmU gene encoding bifunctional UDP-N-acetylglucosamine diphosphorylase/glucosamine-1-phosphate N-acetyltransferase GlmU, which yields MIEDNRPLDVVILAAGQGTRMRSALPKVLHPVGGRPMVAWAVKAARELGARNVVVVTGHGAGQVEAALTGPQGAPDPGAVHQPQLVFARQDRQQGTGHAFVCGIDALGDHADADVLVLYGDTPLLRTETLRALLEDHRTRDSALTILTGELPDATGYGRIIRDLEGNVERIVEQKDLKPHEQIVREFNSGVYLMDSRASGLAHRITNDNAAGEYYLTDLLELYHAEGEQAHAFKLSDPDEVLGANDRRGLAELEAILRRRINMAHMQAGVTLQDPHSIRIEDGVALGRDVILEPGVILRGRTRLADGVTVGAYSVVTDSVLEAGVVVKPHSVLEGAHVGAGSDVGPFARLRPGSVLGPGVHIGNFVETKNAHLDAGVKAGHLAYLGDVEIGAETNVGAGTIIANFDGVNKHRSTVGAGVFIGSNSTLIAPRTVGDAAFIAAGSAVHDDVPEGAMAIARGKQRNIEGWSRRYWGGMADKVQRKLPWIAGWLERRD from the coding sequence ATGATTGAAGACAACCGTCCGCTGGACGTGGTGATTCTCGCAGCGGGCCAGGGCACCCGTATGCGCTCGGCCCTGCCCAAGGTGCTGCATCCGGTGGGAGGCCGCCCGATGGTCGCGTGGGCGGTGAAGGCCGCCCGTGAGCTGGGCGCGCGCAACGTGGTCGTGGTGACCGGCCACGGGGCCGGGCAGGTGGAGGCGGCGCTGACCGGACCACAGGGCGCGCCGGACCCTGGCGCGGTCCATCAGCCCCAGCTGGTCTTCGCACGCCAGGACCGGCAGCAGGGGACCGGCCACGCCTTCGTGTGCGGCATCGATGCGCTGGGGGACCACGCGGACGCGGACGTGCTGGTGCTGTACGGCGACACCCCGTTGCTGCGCACCGAAACGCTGCGCGCGCTGCTCGAAGACCACCGCACGCGCGACAGCGCACTGACCATCCTGACCGGCGAGCTGCCCGACGCCACCGGCTATGGCCGCATCATCCGTGATCTGGAGGGCAACGTCGAGCGCATCGTGGAGCAAAAGGACCTCAAGCCCCACGAACAGATCGTGCGCGAGTTCAACAGCGGCGTGTACCTGATGGATTCGCGCGCCTCGGGGCTGGCACACCGCATCACCAACGACAACGCGGCGGGCGAGTACTACCTGACCGACCTGCTGGAGCTGTACCACGCCGAGGGCGAGCAGGCCCACGCTTTCAAGCTCAGCGACCCCGACGAGGTGCTGGGCGCCAACGACCGGCGCGGCCTGGCCGAGCTGGAAGCCATCCTGCGCCGCCGCATCAACATGGCCCACATGCAGGCCGGGGTGACCCTGCAAGACCCCCACAGCATCCGCATCGAGGACGGCGTGGCCTTGGGCCGCGACGTGATTCTGGAACCCGGCGTGATTCTGCGGGGGCGCACCCGCCTGGCAGACGGCGTGACGGTGGGGGCATACAGCGTGGTCACCGACAGCGTGCTGGAAGCGGGCGTGGTGGTCAAACCCCACAGCGTGCTGGAAGGCGCGCACGTTGGCGCGGGCAGCGACGTCGGGCCCTTCGCGCGCCTGCGCCCCGGCAGCGTGCTGGGGCCGGGCGTCCACATCGGCAACTTCGTGGAGACCAAGAACGCCCATCTGGACGCCGGGGTCAAGGCCGGGCACCTCGCCTACCTGGGAGACGTCGAGATCGGCGCGGAGACCAACGTCGGGGCAGGCACCATCATCGCCAACTTCGACGGCGTGAACAAGCACCGCAGCACGGTGGGCGCGGGCGTCTTCATCGGCAGCAACAGCACGCTGATCGCGCCGCGCACGGTGGGAGACGCCGCTTTCATCGCCGCCGGCAGCGCCGTCCACGACGACGTTCCCGAGGGAGCGATGGCGATTGCGCGCGGCAAACAGCGCAACATCGAGGGCTGGTCGCGCCGGTACTGGGGCGGTATGGCCGACAAGGTGCAAAGAAAGCTGCCCTGGATCGCGGGCTGGCTGGAACGGCGCGACTAA
- the folE gene encoding GTP cyclohydrolase I FolE: protein MTTANPPATLGADQLMQEQLELPGLSALTEQWLSAIGEDPQREGLLKTPHRVAKAWNFLTDGYRLTLEAAAGDAVFEAEGSEMVIVKDIEFYSMCEHHMLPFYGRAHIAYIPDGKILGLSKFARIVDLYARRLQVQERITTQLADAIEELLAPKGVAVLMEGTHLCMAMRGVQKQNSSTTTSAMRGTFRDDPRTRAEFMSAVQTTLRSR, encoded by the coding sequence ATGACCACCGCGAATCCCCCCGCCACCCTGGGTGCCGACCAACTGATGCAAGAGCAGCTGGAGCTGCCCGGACTGAGCGCCCTGACCGAGCAGTGGCTGAGTGCCATCGGTGAAGATCCGCAGCGCGAGGGGTTGCTCAAGACCCCGCACCGCGTGGCCAAGGCCTGGAATTTCCTGACCGACGGCTACCGCCTGACCCTGGAGGCCGCCGCCGGGGACGCCGTGTTCGAGGCCGAGGGCAGCGAGATGGTGATCGTCAAGGACATCGAGTTCTATTCGATGTGCGAGCACCACATGCTGCCCTTCTACGGCCGGGCGCACATCGCCTACATTCCCGACGGCAAGATCCTGGGTCTGAGCAAGTTCGCGCGCATCGTGGACCTGTACGCCCGGCGCCTGCAGGTGCAGGAGCGCATCACCACCCAGCTGGCCGACGCCATCGAGGAACTGCTCGCTCCCAAGGGGGTGGCCGTGCTGATGGAAGGCACCCACCTGTGCATGGCCATGCGCGGCGTGCAGAAGCAGAACTCCTCGACCACCACCAGCGCCATGCGCGGCACCTTCCGCGACGATCCGCGCACCCGCGCCGAGTTCATGAGTGCGGTGCAGACCACGCTGCGCTCGCGCTGA